The DNA segment CCGCACGCTTCGACGTTGCGTTCGGACTCTCGAACGGATCGATCCCGGCACACATCGAGTGAAAGGTCAACCATTAAGTCGCCCATCGAGAAAGGGCGGTTGTGTTGAGTCCTCCGGAAGCCGTGTTGGTGTTCGCCGCCGTGGCGTTGCCGTTTCTCGCGACGGGGCTGGTCCCCCTCCTCTTTCGGTTCCTCGGCGAACGAACGGCCTACTTCGGCGCGGCCGTTGCACTCGCCTGTTTCGTCCTCCTCCTCTCGCTGCGCGGCTCCGAGGGAGCCGTCGGACTCGAGTGGATCCCCTCGCTCGGCGTCGGACTTCGCTTCTACGTCGACGGCTGGGCGCTGCTGTTCGGCCTGCTCGCGAGCGGGATCGGCGTCCTCGTCTTCGTCTACTCCGCGGCGTACATGCACGACGAACCCGGCCTGGCGCGCTACTACGGGGCGTTGCTCGCGTTCATGGGCTCCATTCTCGGCGTGGCGCTCGCCGCCGACCTCGTCGCAGTCTTCCTGTTCTGGGAGCTCACGAGCGTCTGTTCGTTCGTCCTCATCGGCTTCTACACCGACGAGGCCGACTCGCGCTACGCCGCGCGGATGGCGATGTTCGTCACCGTCGGCGGCGGCCTCTTCCTGCTCGTCGGGTTCGTCCTGCTGGCTAGCGTGACCGGAAGCGCGCTCGGAAGCGCAACGTTCGACCTCACGGCCATGCTCGCGAACCCCGAGGCGATGCGGACGGCGCTGCGCGACGCCGGGCTGTTCGTACCCGCGCTCGTGCTGGTCGCCGTCGGCGCGGCCACGAAGTCCGCGCAGGTGCCGCTTCACTTCTGGCTCCCGAACGCGATGGCGGCGCCGACGCCGGTCTCGGCGTTCCTCCACGCGGCGACGATGGTGAAGGTCGGCGTCTACTTCGTCGGCCGGCTCCGGCCGCTGCTGTCGAGTCCCGAGTGGACGCTGCTGTTCGCGACGCTCGGACTGCTCACGATGGCCGTCTGTGCGATCCTCGCGGTCGCCTCGACCGACATCAAGGAGCTGCTGGCGTACTCGACGGCGAGCCACCTCGGGCTGATGATCGCCGGCTTCGGCTTCGCGGAGGTCTACGGCGCCGAGGCCGGCGCGTTCCACCTCCTGAACCACGCGCTGTTCAAGGCGGCGCTCTTCCTCGTCGCGGGCATCGTCGCCCACGAGGCGGGCACGCGCCGGATCGCCGAACTCGGCGGACTCCGCGAGGACCTCCCCGTGACGGCGCTCGTCGCCGCGGTCGCCTCGCTGTCGATGGCCGGCGTTCCGCCGTTCAACGGCTTCTACTCGAAGGAGCTGCTGTTCGAGGCCGCCTACGAGACCGCCCACGCCGCCGGCGGGCTCTGGTGGCTCTACCCCGCCATCGCGGTGTTCGCCAGCGCGTTCACCTTCCTCTACTCGATTCGCTTTCTCATGCTCTTTTTCGGCGACCGACCCGACGCGTTGGGCGAGGTCCACCGCCCGCCGGTCGCCCTGCTCGCGCCGCCGGCCCTGCTCGCGCTCGTCGCGGGGGTCGTCGGCCTCGCACCCAACCTGACGATCGAAGCGATCGTCCAGCCGGCGGTCGACGCGACGGCGCTCGAGGCCCACGAGACGCACGTCGGGGTCCCGACCTCGCTGACGCCGGCGGCCGCGATGACCGTCGTCGCGCTCGGCGGCGGCGCGGCCGCCTACCCGTTCTACGACCGGCTCCACCGCGGCGTCCTGACGGGGCTGGCCGCGCTGGCGCCGATCCGCGCGAACTGGTGGTACGACCGAACCGTCGAGGGGCTCGAACGGTCGAGCGGTCGACTCATGTCCCGCGTCCACAACGGGATCCTCCGGACCTACGCGACGTGGATGCTCGGCGCCGTCAGCGTCTTCGTGCTCGCCGGTTACGCCGCCGCGAGCGTCTCGATCCCACCGATGGAGGTGGTCGTCTCGCTCCCGATCGTGCTCGTGTTGCTCGTCGCGATCGTCGCCGCCCTCGCCGTCGTCGTCGCCCCCTCGCACGTCGCGGGCGTGCTCACGATCTCGCTTCTGGGGTTCATGATCGCGATCTTCTACATTCTCGCCAGCGCCCCCGACCTCGCGTTGACCCAACTCGTGGTCGAGACGCTCGCGCTGCTCATCTTCCTGCTCATCCTCGAGGAGATCCCGGAGTTCTACGGCGACCTCGACCTATCGAACGCCGTCCGCGACGGCGCGCTCTCGTTGGCCGTCGGGGTGACCGTCTTCGTCACCGTCGTCCTCTCGACGCGGGAGACGCCCGAGGCCGAACCGTCGCTCGCGCGGTACTTCACCGAGCAGGCGGTCCCGGAGGGCGGCGGCACGAACGTCGTCAACGTGATCCTCGTCGACTTCCGCGGCTTCGATACGCTCGGGGAGATCGCCGTCGTCGCGATCACCGCGCTGTCGGTGATCGCGCTGGTGACGATGCGAAATCGGGGTGGGACCCAGTGACGACCGTCGTCATGCGGACGACGACCCGGCTCGTCGTCCCGCTCATCCTCGTCGTCGCGGTCTCGCTGTTCGTCGAGGGCCACAACCTCCCCGGCGGCGGGTTCATCGGCGGCGTGCTCACGGTGACCGCGTTCGCGCTCATCTACATCGGCTACGGGCTCGACTTCCTCGAGGAGGGCGTGCTCGATCGCGAGGTCGAACAGAACCAGTTCGAGGAGCGAACCGTCTTCGCCTACCAGCGGCTGTTCCTCCTCGGGCTGGTGATCGCCGTCGGCAGCGGCCTCGCACCGCTCGTCTTCGGCCGTCAGTTCCTGACCCAGACGTTCACGATCGTCGAACACGTACCGATCTATCACGAGATCGAGCTCGCGAGCGCGGTCGTCTTCGACTTCGGCATCTACTGCGTGGTCGTCGGCGGCCTCCTCACAGTCCTCTCGGTGGTGGGTGCGGAATGAGCGGCTACGCGCTCGCGACCGTCATCGGGGTGTTGTTCGCGCTCGGAACGTTCCTGATCCTCCGGCGCGACCTGCTGCGGGTCGTGTGGGGGATCACCCTCTACAGCCAGGCGGCGAACGTCTACCTCATGACGATGGGCGGCATCACGGCGCCGGGCTCCGAGGTCGTTCCCGTGCTCGCCCACCACGGCGGCGAGGTCCCCGAGACGACCGACCCGCTGGTCCAGGCGCTCGTGCTGACCGCGATCGTCATCAGCTTCGGTATGACGGCGTTCGCGCTCGTGTTGAGCTTCCGCGTCTACGAGGAGAACGCGACGATCGACGTTTCCGATCTGGGGGGTGAGCGATGAGCGAACAGCTCGTCGTCGCGCCGATGCTCGTCGTGCTGGTGACGGCCGTCCTCACGCTTGGCCTTCGCGAATGGCCGAACGCCCAGATCGCCGCGAGCGTGGCGGGCGTCCTCGGCTACGCGGCGAGCGTCGGGGTGCTGGCGTGGCGGTTCGTCCTCGCACCCGGGGCGCCCGGCGCCATGGCCTACCAGGTGGCGGGCTGGCCTGCCCCGTTCGGCATCACGCTCGTCGCCGACGGCCTCTCGGCGTTCATGCTCTCGATGATCGCCGTCGTCAGCGTCGCCTCGCTCGTCTTCTCGACGCGCTACGTCGGCCCCGCCGACCAGCGGGCGTTCTACTACCCCTTCTTCTTCTTCCTGCTGCTCGGCGTTACGGGGGCCTTTCTCACGGGCGACCTGTTCAACCTCTTCGTCTGGTTCGAGGTGCTGTTGATGTCGAGCTACGTGTTCGTCGCCTTCGTCGGCGAGGCGAGACACACCCGGGCGGCGCTCCGGTACGTCGTGATGAACTTCATCGCGAGCTCCGTGATGCTGGTCGCGATCGGCGGTCTCTACGCGACGACCGGGACGCTCAACATGGCGGACATGTCGCGCCGGCTCGCAAATCCGGAGGCCTTCGGCGTCCACGTCGAGCCGGTCGTCGGGCTCTCCGTACTGCTGCTGGTGGTGTTCGCGCTGAAGGCCGGACTGGTCCCGTTCCAGTTCTGGGTGCCCTCGGCCTACCAGGCCGCGCCGTTCCCCGTGACCGCGATGCTCGCGGGGGCGACGAAGAAGGTCGGCATCTACGCGATCATCCGGCTCTACTTCACCGTCCTGGCGTCGGCGGAGCTCTCGATCTCCCTGCCCCTGCCGGGCGTCGCCGGGAACTCGCCGCTCGCGTTCCTCGGGCCGTTGCTCCTGCTGATGGGTGCCGCCAGCATCCTGCTGGGGGGCTACGGGGCGCTCTCGGCCGACACGATCGAGGGCGTGCTCGCCTACTCCAGCATCGGCCAGGCCGGCTTCATCGCGATCCCCGTGGCGATCGCCGCCGTCGCCCCGACGCCGGCGCTTCAGCAGTTGGCGATCCTCGCGGCGCTCGTCTACGCGCTCAACCACGCGCTCTCGAAGGGGCTGTTGTTCCTCGCAGCCGCCGCCGTGCGCCACGCGACGGGGACGAGCCGGCTCGCCGACCTCGGCGGGCTGGCGGGACGCACGCCGGTGCTCTCCGGTGCCGTCTTCGTGGGGCTGCTCTCGCTCGTCGGGATCCCCCCGCTCTCGGGCTTCTTCGGAAAGCTGCTCGTGTTCAGGACCGTCGCGGGGACCGACGCGTTCGCGCTCGTCGCGGTGCTCGCGGGATCGATTCTGACGATCGCCTACACGACGCGGGCGTGGTCGCAGGGGATCTGGGGGTCGGCGTCGCCGGCGGTGGAGCACGCGACGACCGATGCCGTACAGGTGGCCGTGCTCGTCGGACTGGCGGCGCTCATCGTCGCCGTGGGCGTCGGGTTCGAGCCGGTCTACCAGTTCGCCGACGCGGCCGCGACGGCCGCGGTCGATCGCGGGGCGTACGTCGACGCCGTGGACCCGGTCGGAGGTGGGATCGAGTGACGCCCGTCCGAACGTGGCCCGTCGCGGGGCTCGCCTTCGGGGTCCTGTGGACGTTCGTCCGCGGTCCCGATCCGACCGTGGACGCCCTCGTCGGCCAACTCCTCTTCGGGTCGGTCGTCGGGCTCCCATTGGCGTTCGTCTTCCGTCGGCTCTACTCCGAGCGGATCGACCTCGAACACGTGGTACGCTCGATCCCCGCCGCCCTCCTCTACGTGGCGACGTTCACCCGCGAGATCGTGGTCGCGAACGTCGACGTCGCCTATCGCGTGCTCGTGCCGGGTGTGACCATCGAACCGGAGGTGATCCTGATCCCGCTTCGGGTGCGGACGCCGTTCGGCATCACGACCATCGCCAACAGCATCACGCTCACCCCGGGGACGGTCACGCTCGACTACGAGGAGGAGGAGAACGCGCTGTTCGTCCACGTGATCGACGGTCGGGACCCCGGAGCGGTCGTCGAGCCGATCCGAACGTGGGAGGACTACGCGCTCGTCGTCTTCGACGAGGAGCTCGGACCCGACGATCCCGCGGAGCCGATCTCGATCGACGCGGGCGGCAAGCGCGATCGGGAGTACCTGCGCCGGATCGACGCCGACCGGCTCGAGGGGACCGACGCGGCCGGAGACGGCGTCGAGGACGCCGACGGAGGTGGGAGAGATGAGTGAGGCGGCGGATCCGGCGTTCCTCGAGACGGCGGTCTACGCGGCGCTGGTCCTCGTCAGCGCGCTCTGTGTGCTGTGTGGCTACCGGACGATCCGCGGTCCGACGGTGCCGGACCGGGTGGTCGCCATCGACACCATCGCCACCAACGTCGTCGCCATCGCCGTGCTGTTCGCCCTCCAGACGGGACGGGGGCTGTTCGTCACCGTAGGTCTCGTGCTCGCGATCATCGGGTTCATCACCACGGTGACGGTTGCGAAGTTCATCATCGAGGGGGACATCATCGAATGAGCGAAACGGAGGCTCGCTAACCATGGTCGGAACGATACGAGCGGCCACGGTGGTCGCACTGATCGCCGTCGGCTGCTTCTTCCTGACGGTCGGGACGATCGGGCTGCTCCGGTTTCCGAACGTCTACAACCGGATGCACGCGACGAGCAAGCCGACGACGCTCGGGACCGCCACGATCTTCCTCGGCGGCTTCGTCTACTTCGGCCCCGGCGCCGAAGGCCTCACGTCGCTGGTCGGCATCGTCTTCCTCTTTCTGACGGTGCCCACGGGCGCCCACATGATCGCCAGGTCCGCCGAACGGGTCGGCGTCCCGTTCCTCGGCAGCGTGACCTGGCCCCGGGCGGAGGAGTCCTCGGACGAGGCCGAGTCGACCCGGGCCGACGACTGACCGACCGGCTCCAGGTGGATCATCGCCCCATCGGTCCGGGACGGCTCGCGATCACCCGGGGCCGGGCGGATCGGCGTCGCGCTTTCGATCCAGAAACGCCTCCTCGTCCGCGCTCAGGTCGCGTTCGCGGAACTCGTCGATCCCCTCCCGATAGCGCTCCGGTGAGCGCTCGTCGGGGTGTTCGAGGACGAGTTCGGCGAGCCCCGTCCGCCGGCCGGTGTAGCCGAAGCCCGCGCGGTAGCACGCCTCGTAGGCGAAGGGGTTGTTGACGGCGATCCGGACGCGCTCGTAGCCGCGGTCGCGGGCGCGATCGCGGACGAACGCCAGCAGTCGGGGGCCGATCCCCTCACCGCGGCGATCCGCACGGACGGTGACGTACCGGAGCCAGAGCGCGGAGGCGTCGGTCCGATCCTCGTTGAACGCGACGGCACCCAACAGCTCTCCGTCCTCGCGCGCGACCGCCTTCCCCGTGGCGGACATGACGAACTTGCCCGCGTAGCTGAACCGACGGTGGTCCAGCCGGAGGGTCGGCCCGTCGGGTGGCCAACCGAGCAGTTCGAGTTCCATGCCGGGAGGTGGACGGCCGAGGGGTTGAGCGCTGTGGAAACCGGGAGACAGATGAGCCCGGCGGCCGAACGCCGAGGCATGTCCCCAGTGGCGCGGTTCGATCGATCGGCGACGACCGCCCTCCTCCTGCTCGGCGATCTGGCGATCATCGTTCTCCAGCTCTCGGCCGGCCTGCGCACCCACGGGATCGACCCGCTCGCCTCCCCGGCGTACACGGCCGAGACGATCGCTCCGTTCCTGATCGGCTGGCTGCTCGTCGCGCCCCTGTTGGGAGTCTACACCGACCAGGTTCGCGAGTCGGTCGCCGAGACGGCCCTCTCGGTGGGGATCGCGTGGATCGCCGCCGCGCTCGTCGGACTGGGCCTCCGGGCGACCCCCTGGCTCCAGGGCGGCGCGCCCGCCGCGTTCGTCGCCGTCACGATCGGCGTGGGGCTGGCGACGCTGCTTCCCTGGAGACTCGTCGCGACGGCGATCAGTCGGTGAGACGCCTCGCTAGCGTCATAGCCGGCCCGGATCGGGAGACGGGTCGGCAGTCGGTTTCTGCGGTCGATCCGGGTCCTGGAAATCCGTCGATCGCTAGCCTGCCGATCGGTTTCGGAACGGCCGAAACCGCCGACTCGACGTCGATTCGACCCTTCGACGACCAATATCGTATTTTCGAGGGCTGAAACGCCGAAATAGCCGTGTAAGAGGCTCACACTCCGCACAGCCAGTATAAGTTATGGGGCGGTTTCACTGGTATTACAATGATAGCACCCGATCTATTTGCAGAAGAATTATATGGGTGACATCCATAGAACAGTATAGATCATGACCTCCTACTACGATATCATCCTCGGGCTGATCCCCCTCGTGCTGTTCGCGGGTGCCGGAACGCTGACGCTTCTGGGCGTTCAGCCCACCGTGGCGGTGCCGACGGCGGCGCTCGTCTCGGTCGGGTTGATCGGCCACGCGCTGTTCGTCAACGGTCCCAGCGAGACGACCCCACAGGCTCAGACGTCCGCATCCGCGAAGCAGAGTTCCGCACCGACCTCGGACTAAATCGCTCCTTTCTCAACGGTTTTGCCCCCGCCGGTCGAACGCCGACCCATGACCGACGCGCTGTTCCTCTCGAGCGACGAACTCGCCGACCTGG comes from the Halalkalicoccus sp. CG83 genome and includes:
- the mbhE gene encoding hydrogen gas-evolving membrane-bound hydrogenase subunit E — encoded protein: MSPPEAVLVFAAVALPFLATGLVPLLFRFLGERTAYFGAAVALACFVLLLSLRGSEGAVGLEWIPSLGVGLRFYVDGWALLFGLLASGIGVLVFVYSAAYMHDEPGLARYYGALLAFMGSILGVALAADLVAVFLFWELTSVCSFVLIGFYTDEADSRYAARMAMFVTVGGGLFLLVGFVLLASVTGSALGSATFDLTAMLANPEAMRTALRDAGLFVPALVLVAVGAATKSAQVPLHFWLPNAMAAPTPVSAFLHAATMVKVGVYFVGRLRPLLSSPEWTLLFATLGLLTMAVCAILAVASTDIKELLAYSTASHLGLMIAGFGFAEVYGAEAGAFHLLNHALFKAALFLVAGIVAHEAGTRRIAELGGLREDLPVTALVAAVASLSMAGVPPFNGFYSKELLFEAAYETAHAAGGLWWLYPAIAVFASAFTFLYSIRFLMLFFGDRPDALGEVHRPPVALLAPPALLALVAGVVGLAPNLTIEAIVQPAVDATALEAHETHVGVPTSLTPAAAMTVVALGGGAAAYPFYDRLHRGVLTGLAALAPIRANWWYDRTVEGLERSSGRLMSRVHNGILRTYATWMLGAVSVFVLAGYAAASVSIPPMEVVVSLPIVLVLLVAIVAALAVVVAPSHVAGVLTISLLGFMIAIFYILASAPDLALTQLVVETLALLIFLLILEEIPEFYGDLDLSNAVRDGALSLAVGVTVFVTVVLSTRETPEAEPSLARYFTEQAVPEGGGTNVVNVILVDFRGFDTLGEIAVVAITALSVIALVTMRNRGGTQ
- a CDS encoding MnhB domain-containing protein, translating into MTTVVMRTTTRLVVPLILVVAVSLFVEGHNLPGGGFIGGVLTVTAFALIYIGYGLDFLEEGVLDREVEQNQFEERTVFAYQRLFLLGLVIAVGSGLAPLVFGRQFLTQTFTIVEHVPIYHEIELASAVVFDFGIYCVVVGGLLTVLSVVGAE
- a CDS encoding sodium:proton antiporter, with product MSGYALATVIGVLFALGTFLILRRDLLRVVWGITLYSQAANVYLMTMGGITAPGSEVVPVLAHHGGEVPETTDPLVQALVLTAIVISFGMTAFALVLSFRVYEENATIDVSDLGGER
- a CDS encoding complex I subunit 5 family protein, whose amino-acid sequence is MSEQLVVAPMLVVLVTAVLTLGLREWPNAQIAASVAGVLGYAASVGVLAWRFVLAPGAPGAMAYQVAGWPAPFGITLVADGLSAFMLSMIAVVSVASLVFSTRYVGPADQRAFYYPFFFFLLLGVTGAFLTGDLFNLFVWFEVLLMSSYVFVAFVGEARHTRAALRYVVMNFIASSVMLVAIGGLYATTGTLNMADMSRRLANPEAFGVHVEPVVGLSVLLLVVFALKAGLVPFQFWVPSAYQAAPFPVTAMLAGATKKVGIYAIIRLYFTVLASAELSISLPLPGVAGNSPLAFLGPLLLLMGAASILLGGYGALSADTIEGVLAYSSIGQAGFIAIPVAIAAVAPTPALQQLAILAALVYALNHALSKGLLFLAAAAVRHATGTSRLADLGGLAGRTPVLSGAVFVGLLSLVGIPPLSGFFGKLLVFRTVAGTDAFALVAVLAGSILTIAYTTRAWSQGIWGSASPAVEHATTDAVQVAVLVGLAALIVAVGVGFEPVYQFADAAATAAVDRGAYVDAVDPVGGGIE
- a CDS encoding Na+/H+ antiporter subunit E codes for the protein MTPVRTWPVAGLAFGVLWTFVRGPDPTVDALVGQLLFGSVVGLPLAFVFRRLYSERIDLEHVVRSIPAALLYVATFTREIVVANVDVAYRVLVPGVTIEPEVILIPLRVRTPFGITTIANSITLTPGTVTLDYEEEENALFVHVIDGRDPGAVVEPIRTWEDYALVVFDEELGPDDPAEPISIDAGGKRDREYLRRIDADRLEGTDAAGDGVEDADGGGRDE
- a CDS encoding monovalent cation/H+ antiporter complex subunit F, which translates into the protein MSEAADPAFLETAVYAALVLVSALCVLCGYRTIRGPTVPDRVVAIDTIATNVVAIAVLFALQTGRGLFVTVGLVLAIIGFITTVTVAKFIIEGDIIE
- the mnhG gene encoding monovalent cation/H(+) antiporter subunit G; protein product: MVGTIRAATVVALIAVGCFFLTVGTIGLLRFPNVYNRMHATSKPTTLGTATIFLGGFVYFGPGAEGLTSLVGIVFLFLTVPTGAHMIARSAERVGVPFLGSVTWPRAEESSDEAESTRADD
- a CDS encoding GNAT family N-acetyltransferase, with the translated sequence MELELLGWPPDGPTLRLDHRRFSYAGKFVMSATGKAVAREDGELLGAVAFNEDRTDASALWLRYVTVRADRRGEGIGPRLLAFVRDRARDRGYERVRIAVNNPFAYEACYRAGFGYTGRRTGLAELVLEHPDERSPERYREGIDEFRERDLSADEEAFLDRKRDADPPGPG
- a CDS encoding DUF3054 domain-containing protein, giving the protein MSPVARFDRSATTALLLLGDLAIIVLQLSAGLRTHGIDPLASPAYTAETIAPFLIGWLLVAPLLGVYTDQVRESVAETALSVGIAWIAAALVGLGLRATPWLQGGAPAAFVAVTIGVGLATLLPWRLVATAISR